A window of the Fuscovulum sp. genome harbors these coding sequences:
- a CDS encoding NifU family protein yields the protein MFIQTESTPNPATLKFLPGQTVLELGTADFPNAEAAQKSPLARRIFATGGVAGVFFGTDFVTVTKAEAVEWDHVKPAILGAIMEHYQSGAVTIEGEGAAGGHAEHTGEDGDIVRQIKELLDTRVRPAVAQDGGDITFHGFDRGVVYLHMQGACAGCPSSTLTLKMGIENLLRHYIPEVLEVRPVAA from the coding sequence ATGTTCATCCAGACCGAATCCACGCCGAATCCCGCGACGTTGAAGTTCCTGCCGGGGCAGACCGTGCTGGAACTGGGCACGGCGGATTTCCCGAATGCGGAAGCGGCGCAAAAATCGCCGCTGGCACGGCGCATCTTTGCCACGGGCGGTGTGGCGGGCGTGTTCTTCGGCACCGATTTCGTGACCGTGACCAAGGCCGAGGCCGTGGAATGGGATCATGTGAAGCCCGCGATTCTGGGCGCGATCATGGAGCATTACCAATCGGGTGCCGTCACGATCGAAGGCGAAGGCGCAGCCGGGGGCCATGCCGAACATACCGGCGAGGATGGCGACATCGTGCGCCAGATCAAAGAGCTTCTGGATACCCGCGTGCGGCCTGCCGTGGCGCAGGATGGCGGCGACATCACCTTCCACGGCTTTGACCGGGGCGTGGTTTACCTGCACATGCAGGGTGCCTGTGCGGGCTGCCCGTCTTCGACGCTGACGCTGAAGATGGGGATCGAGAACCTGCTGCGGCATTACATTCCCGAAGTGCTGGAAGTCCGCCCCGTCGCGGCCTGA
- a CDS encoding MATE family efflux transporter, with product MTAITHSRLLKIAAPIVLSNATVPLLGAVDTGVVGQLGQAAPIGAVGVGSVILISLYWIFGYLRMGTSGLAAQAHGAGDMAERGAILLRALLIGAVAGLVFIAGQGLLFQAAFAIAPAGEEVETLAQQYLAIRIWGAPATIAAYAVTGWLIAVERTRAVLLLQLWINGVNVILDLWFVLGLGWGVGGVAAATLIAEWTGLFLGLWLCRDGLIPVWRAALARLPDRAALRVMLAVNRDIMIRSVLLQLSFTTFVFLGARQGDVTLAANQVLLQFLSITAYALDGFAFAAETLVGQAVGARARDDLRRAGRLAMQWGFAGAALLAAAFALAGPAIIDLMTTAPDVRAEARAFLPWLVAAPLIGVASWIYDGIFIGATLTTLMRRTMMLSVAIYAVALAILPPAFGNHGLWAALMVLNAARGISMARVAPGALARAVPA from the coding sequence ATGACCGCCATCACCCATTCCCGCCTGCTGAAGATCGCCGCACCCATCGTGCTGTCCAATGCCACGGTCCCGCTGCTGGGCGCGGTGGATACCGGCGTGGTGGGGCAGTTAGGACAAGCGGCCCCCATCGGGGCGGTGGGCGTGGGGTCGGTGATCCTGATCTCGCTCTACTGGATTTTCGGTTACCTGCGCATGGGCACCTCGGGCCTTGCCGCACAGGCGCATGGCGCGGGTGACATGGCCGAACGGGGGGCCATCCTGCTGCGCGCCCTGCTGATCGGCGCGGTGGCGGGGTTGGTCTTCATCGCGGGGCAGGGGCTTCTGTTCCAAGCCGCCTTCGCCATCGCCCCGGCGGGGGAAGAGGTCGAAACCCTCGCCCAGCAATACCTTGCCATCCGCATCTGGGGCGCGCCTGCCACCATCGCCGCCTATGCCGTGACCGGCTGGCTGATCGCGGTGGAACGCACCCGCGCGGTGCTGCTGTTGCAGCTTTGGATCAACGGCGTGAACGTCATCCTCGACCTTTGGTTCGTCCTCGGCCTTGGCTGGGGCGTGGGCGGCGTGGCCGCCGCCACCCTGATCGCGGAATGGACGGGGCTTTTCCTTGGCCTCTGGCTCTGCCGCGACGGGCTGATCCCGGTCTGGCGCGCGGCGCTGGCACGGCTGCCCGACCGTGCCGCGCTGCGGGTGATGCTGGCGGTCAACCGCGACATCATGATCCGGTCCGTCCTGCTGCAACTGAGCTTTACGACCTTTGTCTTTCTGGGCGCGCGGCAGGGCGATGTGACGCTGGCCGCCAATCAGGTGCTGCTGCAATTCCTGTCCATCACCGCCTATGCGCTGGACGGGTTCGCCTTTGCGGCGGAAACGCTGGTGGGGCAGGCCGTTGGTGCGCGGGCGCGCGATGACCTGCGCCGCGCCGGACGGTTGGCGATGCAATGGGGCTTTGCCGGGGCCGCCCTGCTGGCTGCCGCCTTCGCGCTGGCGGGCCCTGCGATCATCGACCTGATGACCACCGCCCCCGATGTGCGCGCCGAGGCCCGCGCCTTCCTGCCATGGCTGGTGGCCGCCCCGCTGATCGGGGTTGCCTCCTGGATCTATGACGGCATTTTCATCGGCGCCACGCTGACCACCCTGATGCGGCGCACCATGATGCTGTCGGTGGCGATCTATGCTGTCGCACTGGCCATTCTGCCGCCAGCCTTTGGCAATCACGGCCTCTGGGCCGCCTTGATGGTGCTGAACGCCGCGCGCGGCATCAGCATGGCGCGGGTGGCACCCGGCGCGCTGGCCCGCGCCGTGCCCGCTTAG
- a CDS encoding purine-nucleoside phosphorylase — MSRNVEELAALVRSRAGDAPVRLGLILGSGLGHLAGTVDGVAIPYADLPGFPHAGVSGHNPNLVIGDLEGVRVAVFGAREHYYENGNPGAMRPALELLKALGGEALIATNAAGSLRADIQPGDLMLLSDHINFSGLNPLIGERTDARFVPMGDAHDPALRAALRASAAAEGVALPEGVYAWYSGPSFETPAEIRAIRILGGDAVGMSTVPEVILARFLGLRVAAISTITNMAAGLSDEKISHEHTKAMAPLGAAKLERVLRHFLRHLPQG, encoded by the coding sequence ATGTCAAGGAACGTTGAGGAACTGGCGGCCCTTGTCCGGTCACGGGCGGGGGATGCGCCGGTCCGGCTGGGCCTGATCTTGGGGTCGGGGCTGGGGCATCTGGCGGGGACGGTGGACGGGGTGGCGATCCCCTATGCCGATCTGCCGGGATTTCCGCACGCAGGCGTGTCAGGGCATAACCCCAATCTGGTGATCGGCGATCTGGAAGGGGTGCGCGTGGCGGTGTTCGGCGCGCGCGAGCATTACTATGAAAACGGCAATCCCGGCGCGATGCGGCCTGCGCTGGAACTGCTGAAGGCGCTGGGGGGCGAGGCACTGATCGCCACCAATGCGGCGGGCAGCTTGCGCGCCGATATTCAGCCCGGCGATTTGATGCTGCTGTCGGATCACATCAACTTTTCCGGGCTGAACCCGCTGATCGGGGAACGCACCGATGCGCGTTTTGTGCCGATGGGGGATGCGCATGACCCGGCCCTGCGCGCCGCCCTGCGGGCAAGTGCGGCGGCTGAGGGCGTGGCCCTGCCGGAAGGCGTGTATGCGTGGTATTCCGGGCCGTCCTTTGAAACGCCTGCCGAAATTCGTGCGATCCGCATTCTGGGCGGCGATGCGGTGGGCATGTCCACGGTGCCAGAAGTGATCCTGGCGCGGTTCCTGGGTCTGCGGGTTGCGGCGATTTCCACCATCACGAACATGGCGGCGGGCCTGTCGGATGAGAAGATCAGCCATGAGCATACCAAGGCCATGGCCCCGCTGGGTGCGGCAAAACTGGAACGGGTGCTGCGCCATTTCCTGCGACATCTGCCGCAAGGCTGA
- a CDS encoding sulfite exporter TauE/SafE family protein, whose product MQLYLPIAEVSVNAFLLLGLGGIVGFLSGMFGVGGGFLITPLLFFIGVPPAVAVATGANQVVASSVSGVLAQVRRKAVDFHMGTVLLIGGMAGSGVGIWVFQWMTRLGQVDLFVQLSYVLFLGLIGAMMLQESLRSWFRSQKGGPVRRSHVHTWVHGLPLKMKFRASGLYISVLPPLAVGALVGFLAAIMGVGGGFVMVPAMIYLLGMPTKVVVGTSLFQIIFVTAFTTLMHAVTSQTVDILLAFLLIVGGVIGAQIGTSIGVRLKAEQLRILLALLVLAVSVKIALDLLLRPSELYSVVPGILP is encoded by the coding sequence ATGCAGCTTTACCTTCCGATTGCCGAGGTATCGGTCAATGCCTTCCTCCTTTTGGGGTTGGGCGGGATCGTGGGCTTTCTGTCGGGCATGTTCGGCGTGGGCGGCGGGTTTCTGATCACGCCCTTGCTGTTTTTCATCGGCGTGCCGCCTGCGGTGGCGGTGGCGACCGGGGCTAATCAGGTGGTGGCCTCATCGGTTTCGGGCGTGCTGGCGCAGGTGCGGCGCAAGGCGGTGGATTTCCACATGGGCACGGTGCTGCTGATCGGCGGGATGGCCGGATCGGGCGTTGGCATCTGGGTGTTTCAGTGGATGACGCGGCTGGGGCAGGTCGATCTGTTTGTGCAACTGTCCTATGTGCTGTTTCTGGGTCTGATCGGGGCGATGATGCTGCAGGAAAGCCTGCGGTCGTGGTTTCGGTCACAAAAGGGCGGGCCGGTGCGGCGGTCACATGTGCATACTTGGGTGCATGGCCTGCCGCTGAAGATGAAGTTTCGCGCGTCGGGGCTGTATATCAGCGTGCTGCCGCCGCTGGCGGTGGGGGCGCTGGTGGGGTTTCTGGCGGCGATCATGGGGGTGGGTGGCGGGTTCGTCATGGTGCCTGCGATGATCTATCTGCTGGGGATGCCCACGAAGGTTGTCGTCGGCACATCGCTGTTCCAGATCATTTTCGTCACCGCCTTCACCACGTTGATGCATGCGGTAACCAGCCAGACGGTGGATATTCTGCTGGCCTTCCTTTTGATCGTGGGCGGCGTGATCGGGGCGCAGATCGGCACGAGCATCGGGGTGCGGCTGAAGGCCGAACAGTTGCGCATCCTGCTGGCGCTTCTGGTGCTGGCGGTATCGGTCAAGATCGCGCTGGACCTGCTATTGCGCCCGTCCGAGTTGTACTCCGTGGTGCCGGGGATATTGCCGTGA
- a CDS encoding BMP family ABC transporter substrate-binding protein has product MTLMKHFLGAAATLALTAGVAAAEPAIIFDLGGKFDKSFNEAAFNGAERWAQETGGTYKELEMQDEAQREQALRRLAEAGSNPVVMTGFAFGDVLAKVAPDFPDTKFAIIDMVVEQPNVKSVVFNEHEGSYLVGMMAGLASKSGTVGFIGGMDIPLIRKFGCGYAQGVKAVNPDATVILNMTGTTPAAWNDPVKGAELAKGQKSQGADVIYAAAGGTGVGVLQAAADEGILSIGVDSNQNYMHPGSVLTSMLKRVDNAVYEAFKEGEALTPGINVMGLANEGVGYAMDENNASLVTAEMQATVDAAAEKIKSGELVVHDYMSDDTCPAATF; this is encoded by the coding sequence ATGACCCTGATGAAGCATTTCCTTGGCGCCGCTGCTACGCTGGCGCTGACCGCGGGTGTTGCCGCGGCTGAACCTGCGATCATTTTCGACCTTGGCGGCAAGTTCGACAAATCCTTCAACGAGGCGGCCTTCAACGGCGCAGAGCGTTGGGCGCAGGAGACGGGCGGCACCTACAAGGAGCTGGAGATGCAGGACGAGGCCCAGCGCGAGCAGGCGCTGCGCCGTCTGGCCGAAGCCGGATCGAACCCGGTCGTGATGACGGGCTTTGCCTTTGGTGACGTGCTGGCCAAAGTTGCCCCGGATTTCCCGGACACCAAGTTCGCGATCATCGACATGGTGGTGGAACAGCCCAACGTGAAATCCGTCGTGTTCAATGAACATGAAGGGTCCTACCTCGTGGGGATGATGGCGGGTCTGGCCTCCAAGAGCGGCACCGTCGGCTTCATCGGCGGGATGGACATTCCGCTGATCCGCAAGTTCGGCTGCGGCTATGCGCAGGGCGTAAAGGCCGTGAACCCCGATGCGACCGTTATTCTGAACATGACCGGCACCACCCCCGCCGCATGGAATGATCCGGTGAAGGGCGCAGAACTGGCCAAGGGCCAGAAATCGCAGGGCGCAGACGTGATCTATGCGGCCGCTGGCGGCACGGGCGTGGGCGTTCTGCAGGCGGCTGCCGACGAAGGCATCCTGTCGATCGGCGTCGACAGCAACCAGAACTACATGCACCCCGGTTCGGTGCTGACCTCGATGCTCAAGCGTGTGGACAACGCGGTTTACGAAGCGTTCAAGGAAGGCGAAGCACTGACCCCCGGCATCAACGTGATGGGTCTGGCCAATGAAGGCGTGGGCTATGCGATGGACGAGAACAACGCATCGCTGGTGACCGCCGAAATGCAGGCCACCGTCGACGCGGCGGCGGAAAAGATCAAATCGGGCGAGCTGGTCGTGCACGACTACATGTCCGATGACACCTGCCCTGCGGCCACGTTCTGA
- a CDS encoding ABC transporter ATP-binding protein → MATGGADARYAIELKGISKAFGPVQANKDIHIAVPKGTIHGIIGENGAGKSTLMSILYGFYRADSGEIFINGKLTAIPDSQSAIRAGIGMVFQHFKLVQNFTVLENVVLGAEEGALLAGSLSKARKVLADLSREYELDVDPDAVIEDLSVGHQQRVEILKALYRQADILILDEPTGVLTPDEADHLFRILKGLRDQGKTVILITHKLREIMETTDNVSVMRRGTMVGTVKTAESSPEELAELMVGRKVLLEVEKRPAVLGKVVLKVEDLRVKDEHGVERLKGISFEIRAGEILGIAGVAGNGQSELLEALGGIAKATGRITLKGEDLPLSGKGADGQSRRAAGIAHVPEDRQHLGLIMDFTAWENVAFGYHNAPEYQKSRLFMDNDALRADTERKMATFDVRPPIPTLAAKNFSGGNQQKIVVAREIERNPDLLLIGQPTRGVDIGAIEFIHKQIVALRDQGKAILLVSVELDEIRSLSDRVAVMFDGRIMGFRDPETTDERDLGLLMAGIAEGSKGEAA, encoded by the coding sequence ATGGCGACTGGTGGGGCAGATGCGCGCTATGCCATCGAGCTGAAGGGCATATCAAAGGCCTTTGGTCCGGTGCAGGCCAACAAGGATATCCACATCGCCGTGCCCAAGGGCACGATCCACGGGATCATCGGCGAAAATGGCGCCGGGAAATCGACGCTGATGTCGATCCTTTATGGGTTTTACCGCGCCGATTCGGGCGAGATTTTCATCAATGGCAAACTGACCGCCATCCCAGACAGCCAGAGCGCCATCCGCGCCGGCATCGGGATGGTATTTCAGCATTTCAAGCTGGTGCAGAATTTCACTGTGCTGGAAAACGTGGTTCTGGGCGCGGAAGAGGGCGCACTGCTGGCGGGGTCGCTGTCCAAGGCGCGCAAGGTGCTGGCCGATCTTTCGCGCGAATATGAGCTGGACGTCGATCCCGATGCGGTGATCGAGGATCTGTCGGTGGGCCATCAGCAGCGGGTGGAAATCCTCAAGGCGCTGTATCGGCAGGCCGATATCCTTATCCTGGATGAACCGACGGGGGTGCTGACGCCCGACGAGGCGGACCATCTGTTCCGCATCCTGAAAGGGCTGCGCGATCAGGGCAAGACGGTGATCCTGATCACCCACAAGCTGCGCGAGATCATGGAAACCACCGACAATGTCAGCGTGATGCGGCGCGGCACGATGGTTGGCACAGTCAAGACCGCCGAAAGCAGCCCCGAGGAGTTGGCCGAGCTGATGGTGGGCCGCAAGGTGCTGCTGGAGGTCGAAAAGCGGCCTGCGGTGCTGGGCAAGGTGGTGCTGAAGGTGGAAGACCTGCGTGTTAAGGATGAGCACGGGGTGGAGCGGCTGAAGGGCATCAGCTTCGAGATCCGTGCGGGCGAGATTCTGGGCATTGCCGGGGTGGCCGGGAACGGGCAATCCGAACTGCTGGAGGCGCTGGGCGGCATTGCCAAGGCGACCGGGCGGATCACGCTGAAAGGGGAAGACCTTCCCCTGTCCGGCAAGGGTGCCGATGGGCAAAGCCGCCGCGCGGCAGGCATCGCCCATGTGCCGGAGGACCGGCAGCATCTGGGCCTGATCATGGATTTCACGGCCTGGGAAAACGTGGCCTTCGGCTATCACAACGCGCCGGAATATCAGAAGTCGCGGCTCTTTATGGATAACGACGCGCTGCGCGCCGATACGGAACGCAAGATGGCGACATTCGACGTGCGCCCGCCGATCCCCACGCTGGCGGCCAAGAATTTTTCGGGCGGCAACCAGCAAAAGATCGTGGTCGCGCGCGAGATTGAACGCAATCCCGACCTGTTGCTGATCGGTCAGCCGACACGGGGCGTGGATATCGGGGCCATCGAATTCATTCACAAGCAGATCGTGGCGCTGCGCGATCAGGGCAAGGCGATCCTGCTGGTATCGGTGGAACTGGACGAGATTCGCAGCCTGTCGGACCGCGTCGCCGTGATGTTTGACGGGCGGATCATGGGCTTCCGCGATCCGGAAACCACCGATGAACGCGATCTGGGGCTGCTGATGGCGGGCATCGCCGAGGGCAGCAAAGGGGAGGCCGCCTGA
- the rimI gene encoding ribosomal protein S18-alanine N-acetyltransferase, translating to MTPAALAALHARCFTTPRPWSEAEFADFLADPLAFLLIEGDAGFLLGRVVAGEAELLTLAVAPEARRRGLGRKLLARFIYQARLRAAETAFLEVAIDNAAARNLYLASGFGESGRRKGYYYAPDGTRSDALVMVRAL from the coding sequence ATGACGCCCGCCGCGCTGGCCGCGCTGCATGCACGCTGCTTCACCACCCCGCGCCCCTGGAGCGAGGCAGAGTTCGCGGATTTCCTGGCCGATCCGCTGGCGTTTCTGCTGATCGAGGGGGATGCCGGGTTTCTGCTGGGGCGCGTGGTGGCGGGCGAGGCAGAGTTGCTGACGCTGGCCGTCGCGCCCGAGGCACGGCGGCGCGGGCTGGGGCGCAAGTTGCTGGCAAGGTTCATTTATCAGGCGCGGCTGCGGGCAGCCGAGACGGCCTTTCTGGAAGTGGCCATCGACAATGCGGCGGCGCGCAACCTGTATCTGGCATCGGGCTTTGGCGAATCCGGGCGGCGTAAGGGGTATTACTATGCCCCCGATGGAACGCGCAGCGACGCGTTGGTGATGGTTCGGGCGCTGTGA
- the tsaB gene encoding tRNA (adenosine(37)-N6)-threonylcarbamoyltransferase complex dimerization subunit type 1 TsaB: protein MQPCILAFDTSAAHCAAALLIGDRIVASSFEPMEKGQAERLLPLCEDLLGAAGLGWRDLTAVAVGTGPGNFTGVRIAVAAARGLALSLGVPAIGVTRLDALAHGLPRPLMVVEDARRAEVYVQEYDAEAGEARLTEIAALPHETMMRDFVGSAASLAAEVTGGRVLIQPLPLTHAMAFIAAAREGAQPRPAPFYLRGADAAPPSDPPPVILP, encoded by the coding sequence GTGCAGCCTTGCATCCTTGCCTTTGACACATCGGCCGCGCATTGCGCGGCCGCTTTGCTGATCGGCGACCGGATCGTGGCATCAAGTTTCGAGCCGATGGAAAAGGGGCAGGCTGAACGCCTGCTGCCTCTGTGCGAGGATCTGCTGGGGGCGGCGGGCCTTGGCTGGCGTGATTTGACGGCGGTGGCGGTGGGAACCGGGCCGGGGAATTTTACCGGGGTGCGGATCGCGGTGGCGGCGGCGCGGGGTTTGGCGCTGTCGCTGGGGGTTCCGGCGATTGGCGTGACGCGGCTGGACGCGCTGGCCCATGGCCTGCCCCGCCCGCTGATGGTGGTCGAGGATGCGCGGCGGGCCGAGGTTTACGTGCAGGAATACGATGCCGAAGCGGGAGAGGCGCGGCTGACCGAGATCGCCGCCCTGCCCCATGAGACGATGATGCGGGATTTCGTGGGCTCTGCCGCGTCGCTGGCGGCAGAGGTGACGGGGGGGCGGGTGCTGATCCAGCCGCTGCCGCTGACCCATGCGATGGCCTTTATCGCGGCGGCGCGCGAGGGGGCGCAGCCGCGCCCGGCGCCGTTCTATCTGCGCGGGGCGGATGCGGCCCCGCCCTCTGATCCGCCGCCCGTGATCCTGCCATGA
- a CDS encoding TIGR02186 family protein: MKWLVLALALLPLPAMAAESIVAGLSQNRVSITADFDGSEILVYGAVKRNAPAPDEPIEVIITVEGPATPVTIRKKERRLGIWINTDAVEVDAAPSFYAVATTGPLRQILSETEDLRHRVTLPRVIRTVGAATEAGGPDAFIDAMQRIRLAESRYKVLQGAVEFTEQTLFRADIVLPSNLTEGEYRVRIFLTRDGRVVDVQNRVVGVRKEGLERLLFNLSREQPLIYGLLSLLMAAGAGWAASAGFRILRS, from the coding sequence GTGAAGTGGCTGGTGCTTGCCCTTGCGCTGCTGCCCCTGCCCGCGATGGCGGCGGAAAGCATCGTGGCGGGGCTGAGCCAGAACCGCGTGTCGATCACCGCCGATTTCGATGGGTCCGAGATTTTGGTCTATGGCGCGGTGAAGCGGAACGCCCCCGCCCCCGACGAGCCGATCGAGGTGATCATCACCGTCGAAGGACCTGCCACGCCTGTCACGATCCGCAAAAAGGAACGGCGGCTGGGCATCTGGATCAACACCGACGCGGTCGAGGTGGATGCCGCGCCCAGCTTTTACGCCGTGGCCACGACCGGGCCGCTGCGGCAAATCCTGTCGGAAACCGAAGACCTGCGCCACCGCGTCACCCTGCCCCGCGTGATCCGTACCGTGGGTGCGGCGACCGAGGCGGGGGGGCCGGACGCCTTTATCGACGCGATGCAGCGCATCCGGCTGGCCGAGAGCCGCTATAAGGTGTTGCAGGGCGCGGTGGAGTTCACCGAACAAACGCTGTTTCGCGCCGATATCGTGCTGCCGTCGAACCTGACCGAAGGCGAATACCGGGTGCGCATCTTCCTGACGCGGGATGGCCGGGTGGTGGATGTGCAGAACCGGGTGGTGGGGGTGCGGAAAGAGGGGCTGGAGCGGTTGTTGTTCAACCTGTCGCGCGAACAGCCGCTGATCTATGGGCTGCTGTCGCTGTTGATGGCGGCGGGGGCGGGCTGGGCGGCCTCGGCCGGGTTCCGTATCCTGCGCAGCTAA
- a CDS encoding universal stress protein, translated as MRKFLVILDDTRECLNAMRFAALRAAHTGGGVTILSIIPPEEFQHWMGVADLMRAEARERIEAHFEVFAKWMRDRQGINPELVIREGDPVNEILAQVKEDPEIGILVLGAGTEKSGPGPLVTQMTRNSGNLPIPITIVPGDMSKERLESIT; from the coding sequence ATGCGGAAATTCCTCGTCATCCTGGATGACACGCGCGAATGCCTGAACGCGATGCGCTTTGCCGCGCTGCGGGCGGCCCATACGGGCGGGGGGGTGACCATCCTGTCGATCATCCCGCCAGAAGAGTTTCAGCACTGGATGGGCGTGGCCGATCTCATGCGGGCCGAGGCGCGCGAACGGATCGAGGCGCATTTCGAGGTCTTTGCCAAATGGATGCGCGACCGGCAGGGGATCAACCCGGAACTGGTGATCCGTGAGGGCGATCCAGTGAACGAGATCCTTGCGCAGGTGAAGGAAGACCCCGAAATCGGGATTCTGGTGTTGGGCGCGGGGACGGAGAAATCCGGGCCGGGGCCTCTGGTCACGCAGATGACGCGCAATTCGGGGAACCTGCCCATCCCCATCACCATCGTGCCGGGCGACATGTCCAAGGAACGGCTGGAAAGCATCACCTGA
- a CDS encoding ABC transporter permease, with translation MDYATLLQLLDTTLRLATPLLFACLAGLYSERAGIFDIGLEGKMLMAAMASASVAFLTGSVWAGLLAGMGASLVMAGLHGVASITFRGNQLISGVALNFVASGITVLIAQRLFGQGGRTPPLSGDARFEAITLPFAEELRGVPVLGPLYADVISGHPLLVYVALAMVPLTWWVLYRTRFGLRLRAVGENPAAVDTAGISVVGLRFAAVAITGILCGLAGAYMATALQAGFGREMTAGRGYIALAALIFAKWRPVAALWACLLFGFFQALALRPDVVEAVVQVKIPVPFLDALPYVLTVLVLAGFVGKAIPPRAGGEPYVKER, from the coding sequence ATGGATTACGCAACGCTTTTGCAACTGCTCGACACCACGCTGCGGCTGGCGACGCCGCTCTTGTTTGCCTGTCTGGCCGGGCTTTATTCCGAACGGGCGGGGATTTTCGACATCGGGCTGGAAGGCAAGATGCTGATGGCCGCGATGGCATCGGCCTCTGTCGCGTTTCTGACGGGGTCGGTCTGGGCCGGATTGCTGGCCGGGATGGGGGCGTCGCTGGTGATGGCGGGGCTGCACGGGGTGGCGTCGATCACCTTTCGCGGCAACCAGCTGATTTCTGGCGTGGCGCTGAACTTTGTGGCGTCCGGCATCACCGTGCTGATCGCGCAGCGCCTGTTTGGGCAGGGCGGGCGGACGCCGCCCTTGTCGGGTGACGCGCGGTTTGAGGCGATCACCCTGCCCTTTGCCGAGGAATTGCGCGGCGTGCCGGTGCTGGGGCCACTTTATGCCGACGTGATTTCCGGCCATCCGCTGCTGGTCTATGTGGCGCTGGCGATGGTGCCGCTGACATGGTGGGTGCTGTATCGCACGCGGTTCGGGCTGCGGCTGCGCGCGGTGGGTGAAAACCCGGCGGCGGTGGATACGGCGGGGATTTCCGTGGTGGGCCTGCGCTTTGCGGCCGTGGCGATCACCGGCATCCTGTGCGGGCTGGCAGGTGCCTATATGGCGACCGCGCTGCAAGCGGGGTTCGGGCGTGAGATGACGGCGGGGCGTGGCTATATCGCGCTGGCGGCGTTGATTTTCGCCAAATGGCGGCCCGTGGCGGCGCTGTGGGCCTGCCTGCTGTTCGGGTTCTTTCAGGCGCTTGCGCTGCGGCCTGACGTGGTCGAGGCGGTGGTGCAGGTCAAGATCCCCGTGCCGTTCCTGGATGCCCTGCCCTATGTTCTGACGGTGCTGGTGCTGGCGGGCTTTGTCGGCAAGGCCATTCCGCCGCGCGCAGGGGGGGAGCCTTATGTCAAGGAACGTTGA
- a CDS encoding ABC transporter permease yields MERLPKWADVVLVPLVSLMLAALIAALVILAIGQDPWEAITVMVKGSVMDSYGWGYTLYYATSFIFTGLAVTVAFHASLFNIGGEGQAQLGGLGVALACLFIPWPHWTLALLGATMAAALFGAAWAAIPAYLQARRGSHIVITTIMFNYIAAAVLIFLLVDVLRPDGQMDPATANFPEAARLPTLNQIPGFNLFFTSNVPANVTLFIALGMAVVVWLLLWRTRLGYAIRAFGKSEAAAKYAGISPFMIIMVAMLISGGLAGMMAINNVMGEAERLLQNSASGAGFIGIAVALMGRNHPVGVVLAALLFGFLFQGGAELGLWTKIPIEMRTVVQGLVILFTGALDVMVRMLLTWIFNLFRAGRVAKGAA; encoded by the coding sequence ATGGAACGCTTGCCGAAATGGGCGGATGTCGTGCTGGTGCCGCTGGTCAGCCTGATGCTGGCGGCGCTGATCGCGGCGCTGGTGATCCTGGCCATCGGGCAAGACCCGTGGGAGGCGATCACGGTGATGGTCAAGGGATCGGTGATGGATTCCTATGGCTGGGGCTATACGCTGTATTACGCCACCAGCTTCATCTTTACCGGGTTGGCGGTGACGGTGGCCTTTCATGCCAGCCTGTTCAACATCGGGGGTGAGGGGCAGGCGCAATTGGGCGGGCTTGGCGTGGCGCTGGCCTGTCTGTTCATCCCGTGGCCGCATTGGACGCTGGCCTTGCTGGGGGCCACCATGGCGGCGGCGCTGTTCGGGGCGGCATGGGCCGCGATCCCGGCCTATCTGCAGGCGCGGCGCGGCAGCCATATCGTGATCACGACGATCATGTTCAACTATATCGCAGCGGCGGTGCTGATCTTTCTGCTGGTCGATGTGCTGCGCCCGGACGGGCAGATGGACCCGGCGACCGCCAACTTTCCCGAAGCGGCCCGCCTGCCCACACTGAACCAGATCCCCGGCTTCAACCTGTTCTTCACATCGAATGTGCCTGCGAACGTGACGCTGTTCATCGCGTTGGGCATGGCGGTGGTGGTGTGGCTGCTTCTGTGGCGCACGCGGCTGGGCTATGCGATCCGCGCCTTTGGCAAATCCGAGGCGGCGGCGAAATATGCGGGCATCAGCCCGTTCATGATCATCATGGTGGCAATGCTGATTTCCGGCGGGCTGGCCGGGATGATGGCCATCAACAACGTGATGGGCGAGGCGGAGCGGCTCTTGCAGAACTCGGCCTCCGGCGCGGGGTTCATCGGGATTGCGGTGGCGCTGATGGGGCGCAACCATCCGGTTGGCGTGGTGCTGGCGGCGCTGTTGTTCGGGTTCCTGTTTCAGGGCGGGGCGGAACTTGGCCTGTGGACCAAGATCCCGATTGAGATGCGGACAGTGGTGCAAGGTTTGGTGATCCTGTTCACCGGGGCGCTGGATGTGATGGTGCGGATGCTGCTGACCTGGATATTCAATCTGTTCCGGGCTGGCCGGGTGGCGAAGGGGGCCGCGTGA